One window of the Chryseotalea sp. WA131a genome contains the following:
- a CDS encoding 1-acyl-sn-glycerol-3-phosphate acyltransferase, with product MRIAFYFLLKQYCRLALYFFYRKWQVQGKENIPPGPVIFVANHQNAFLDAVLVSCSTQRNPWFLTRASVFGKSWSNVLLGWLRMIPVYRFRDGFASLRKSEQAMERFTDLLQRGESILIFGEGNHAERWTLRPLQKGFARIAIDSEEKSNWRLGVKIIPVGLQYDELHQSGSRVLVSFGKPITVGSDNTITTDKNKQLNNLVQKTTEGLKTLMVNLGSVDYAARARYFLSQRTIKKDLVEQLRYDEQLLLSLESGNTREKPHVKNNSTIRFSGMLTSIQFCREALY from the coding sequence ATGAGGATTGCATTCTATTTTTTATTAAAGCAATACTGTCGCCTGGCCCTCTACTTCTTTTACCGAAAATGGCAGGTGCAGGGGAAAGAAAATATTCCTCCAGGGCCGGTGATTTTTGTAGCCAATCACCAAAATGCTTTTTTAGATGCCGTGCTGGTAAGTTGCAGCACCCAACGCAACCCTTGGTTCTTAACGCGGGCAAGTGTGTTCGGAAAATCGTGGTCAAATGTTTTATTAGGCTGGCTAAGAATGATACCGGTGTATCGGTTTCGCGATGGGTTTGCCAGTCTTCGCAAGAGCGAACAAGCCATGGAAAGATTTACCGATCTTCTTCAGCGAGGAGAGAGTATTTTGATTTTTGGTGAAGGGAATCATGCCGAGCGATGGACCTTGCGCCCGCTGCAAAAAGGGTTTGCGCGGATTGCCATCGACTCCGAAGAAAAAAGCAACTGGCGGCTAGGGGTTAAAATCATCCCTGTTGGACTGCAGTACGATGAACTTCACCAATCGGGATCGCGCGTACTGGTTAGCTTTGGCAAACCCATTACGGTTGGTTCGGATAATACGATTACTACTGATAAAAACAAACAATTGAATAACCTTGTTCAGAAAACCACAGAAGGCTTGAAGACTTTAATGGTGAACCTGGGAAGTGTTGACTATGCTGCTCGCGCTCGTTATTTTTTATCGCAACGAACTATTAAAAAAGATTTGGTTGAACAGCTTCGCTACGATGAGCAATTGCTCCTCAGCCTCGAATCAGGAAATACCCGTGAAAAGCCCCACGTAAAAAACAACTCAACAATCCGATTTTCTGGTATGCTTACCTCAATACAATTTTGCCGAGAAGCATTATACTGA